A stretch of the Candidatus Margulisiibacteriota bacterium genome encodes the following:
- the secG gene encoding preprotein translocase subunit SecG, producing the protein MKLLLLGLQLISGLSLIILVLLHSAKGEGLGGIGGSAHMFGSQQGLEKGLDRLTMVAAVTFVTVSLILTITAG; encoded by the coding sequence ATGAAACTACTACTTCTGGGTCTGCAATTGATCTCGGGGCTTTCGCTCATCATCCTTGTGCTGCTGCACAGCGCCAAGGGCGAGGGGCTTGGAGGCATCGGTGGCTCTGCCCACATGTTCGGCTCCCAACAGGGACTTGAAAAGGGACTCGACAGGCTTACGATGGTAGCCGCCGTCACCTTTGTGACGGTCTCTCTTATCCTGACGATAACCGCCGGCTGA
- a CDS encoding family 16 glycoside hydrolase — translation MMKLFLAVVLALSVSAPLSAAELPDFADDFQSNNNKWYSMGDTQVKNGEYYVYNKDISQSITWNRLVFSEGRIEVDMKFRGGAHESTYGLMFKYRDNSHTYMVLFNRAAKCALILVNGDIKNLTGWKSVKAHPSTFNRVVVDVEDNLITVTVNGQQAFQVTDRTIRSGKIGFYARKETSASFDNLKVWLKKDGQTGSVEKSAPAQTMKAVAAGRTLVSGMVTESGKPVPGIEVKAYLISDLKARRVVYDRGVVTDGSGKFALDLAQGSQYMIKAGVDERDWRAGRGKHGGTVIDLNFPEEAKNVVIPLERS, via the coding sequence ATGATGAAACTGTTCCTTGCTGTTGTGTTGGCTCTGTCCGTTTCTGCACCTCTGTCCGCGGCTGAACTCCCCGATTTTGCGGACGATTTCCAGAGCAATAACAACAAATGGTACTCAATGGGGGACACCCAGGTAAAGAACGGGGAGTACTATGTCTATAACAAAGACATTTCCCAGTCCATAACCTGGAACAGGCTGGTCTTTTCAGAAGGAAGAATAGAAGTTGATATGAAATTCCGCGGCGGTGCTCATGAAAGCACCTACGGCCTCATGTTCAAGTACAGGGACAACAGCCACACCTATATGGTGTTGTTCAACCGTGCAGCCAAGTGCGCTCTTATCCTTGTGAACGGCGACATCAAGAACCTGACGGGATGGAAAAGCGTAAAGGCGCATCCTTCAACTTTTAACAGAGTGGTCGTGGATGTGGAAGACAATCTCATAACTGTTACGGTGAACGGGCAGCAGGCTTTCCAGGTCACGGACAGGACGATCAGGTCGGGAAAGATCGGATTTTATGCCAGAAAAGAAACCTCGGCCTCTTTTGACAACCTAAAGGTGTGGCTGAAAAAGGACGGGCAGACAGGTTCAGTGGAAAAATCAGCTCCTGCGCAGACGATGAAGGCCGTTGCCGCAGGAAGGACTTTGGTGAGCGGTATGGTGACCGAAAGCGGCAAGCCGGTGCCGGGAATAGAGGTGAAAGCCTATCTAATAAGTGATCTTAAGGCAAGGCGTGTTGTGTACGACAGAGGGGTAGTGACAGACGGGAGCGGAAAGTTTGCCTTGGACTTAGCTCAGGGAAGCCAGTATATGATAAAGGCCGGGGTTGACGAAAGAGACTGGCGCGCCGGCAGAGGCAAACACGGAGGCACAGTGATAGACCTCAATTTTCCCGAAGAAGCAAAGAATGTCGTTATTCCTCTGGAACGGTCTTAA
- a CDS encoding energy-coupling factor ABC transporter permease: MHIPDGFLDPKMSAGMMGAAAVALAYCAARVRQAVTAVMPAAAMAGVNKVLGGGKRVLTGFGEQQIYKMGMVAALVFAAQMFNFPIESGTSGHLIGGVLAAVIVGPFAGAVVISVVLAVQMLFFADGGALALGANIVNMAVIGSLGCYYIYYWLNKALPEWLSIAVAAWCSVFFASLMCSLQIGFSGTIELGAVSSAMLKVHALIGLAEAAITVAFVYLFRALTDGPKKEDIK; encoded by the coding sequence ATGCATATTCCGGATGGTTTTTTGGACCCAAAAATGTCCGCAGGAATGATGGGGGCGGCCGCAGTGGCTCTGGCATATTGTGCTGCCAGGGTCAGACAGGCGGTAACCGCTGTGATGCCCGCTGCGGCAATGGCGGGTGTCAATAAGGTCCTTGGCGGCGGCAAAAGAGTGCTTACGGGCTTTGGGGAACAGCAGATCTATAAAATGGGAATGGTTGCCGCTCTTGTTTTTGCGGCGCAGATGTTCAATTTTCCCATAGAAAGCGGCACCTCGGGGCATCTTATAGGAGGAGTTCTGGCCGCGGTGATAGTAGGCCCTTTTGCAGGAGCTGTTGTGATCTCGGTGGTGCTTGCTGTGCAGATGCTTTTTTTTGCCGACGGCGGAGCCCTGGCCCTGGGGGCCAATATTGTAAATATGGCCGTTATCGGGTCTTTGGGCTGCTACTACATATATTACTGGCTCAATAAGGCGCTGCCCGAGTGGCTCTCCATAGCTGTTGCGGCCTGGTGTTCGGTATTTTTTGCATCTCTGATGTGTTCGCTTCAGATAGGGTTCTCGGGTACTATAGAGCTCGGAGCAGTATCTTCTGCAATGCTCAAGGTGCATGCTCTGATAGGCCTGGCTGAGGCTGCCATAACAGTTGCGTTTGTTTATCTTTTTAGAGCTCTCACCGACGGGCCGAAGAAGGAGGATATTAAATGA
- a CDS encoding PDGLE domain-containing protein: protein MKKVFFAVLLVAVAASFFASSHPDGLEKVAENLGFIESAQERSAPLPDYSTPGVPEGGLSTATAGIAGVMITLAVFWLAVYIMKKGNNGMNKMSVFLVALIMLTSSAAFAARPLVTDDYGTLDPGAYEFEAGYNFISPKAGGGDSQGLVCQLKRGFFPGFDLGLELPYNTSAVSGLADAVLHAKLRIKDLSEEEGVSARLDVKLTNGDAATGLGSGFTDYALLLILSKDLAGIRSHFNAGYTVIGDAANSSHDDTFVYGAAFEKEICSGIETAIEYTGSCCLQRGLLNNVQVAGRWQATRSLRLDAGYSIAMSDVSSSIATAGLTLEF, encoded by the coding sequence ATGAAGAAAGTATTTTTTGCTGTCCTTCTTGTTGCGGTCGCGGCTTCGTTCTTTGCCTCAAGCCATCCGGACGGCCTCGAAAAGGTGGCGGAAAATCTTGGGTTCATAGAGAGCGCGCAGGAAAGAAGCGCTCCTCTGCCCGATTACAGCACTCCCGGAGTTCCCGAAGGAGGACTGTCCACTGCTACAGCAGGGATAGCCGGTGTCATGATAACCCTGGCGGTGTTCTGGCTGGCTGTCTATATTATGAAGAAAGGAAATAACGGAATGAACAAAATGTCGGTGTTTTTGGTTGCGTTAATTATGTTGACGTCCTCCGCGGCTTTTGCTGCAAGGCCTCTTGTGACAGATGACTACGGCACTCTGGACCCCGGCGCATACGAGTTTGAGGCCGGATATAACTTCATTTCGCCTAAGGCCGGCGGCGGTGATTCTCAGGGTTTGGTTTGTCAGTTAAAGAGAGGTTTCTTTCCCGGATTTGACCTGGGGCTGGAACTTCCTTACAACACATCCGCTGTATCAGGGCTTGCTGATGCCGTGCTTCACGCAAAACTGAGGATTAAGGATCTTTCAGAGGAAGAGGGAGTGAGCGCAAGGCTTGATGTGAAACTCACCAACGGAGATGCAGCAACAGGCCTGGGCTCCGGATTTACGGATTATGCTCTGTTGCTTATCCTGTCAAAAGACCTGGCAGGGATAAGGTCCCATTTTAATGCCGGCTATACGGTGATCGGTGATGCAGCCAATTCTTCCCATGACGATACTTTTGTCTACGGCGCCGCTTTTGAAAAAGAGATCTGTTCTGGTATAGAGACGGCGATAGAATATACCGGTTCGTGCTGTCTTCAGAGAGGACTGCTTAACAATGTTCAGGTGGCAGGTCGCTGGCAGGCTACCCGCTCTTTAAGGCTGGACGCGGGTTATTCAATTGCCATGAGCGATGTTTCCAGCAGCATAGCAACGGCGGGCTTGACCTTAGAATTCTGA
- the murD gene encoding UDP-N-acetylmuramoyl-L-alanine--D-glutamate ligase, with protein MEIEELSNKKICVVGLGKSGLAVIKKLSGLGAQLCASESKPLNGIPAGTADFLRTLNVPLETGGHTPEFLSGCDLIVVSPGVHLDDAAVEGASAKGIPVISEIELAFGFFTKPVIAVTGTNGKTTTTTLIAMILQKAGYKAAVAGNIGEPLINVDDTKYDYVVAEVSSYQLEAILKFKPHVSVILNLTPDHLARHKTMENYSAAKGRIFANQTMQDALVYNAKDPLVEALAKQARCQKIPFGQGVVSEKGAFINEGYLCRLRGNFVDAVCPVDAIKLRGSHNLENCLAASSACLALDVPKEAIASVLMEFAGVEHRIETAGVINGVEFVNDSKATNPDSTQAALKALAGKKNIVIILGGRDKGVDLAQMCRLIKAEAKAAVLIGEASSRFEEALLKEGFNSISRASCLDEAVKQSFGLSQPGDVVLLSPACASFDMFDDYEHRGRAFKEAVKRMEDASER; from the coding sequence ATGGAAATAGAAGAACTCTCAAACAAAAAGATCTGTGTGGTCGGGCTCGGCAAAAGCGGTCTGGCCGTCATAAAAAAGCTCTCGGGGCTGGGAGCACAGCTCTGTGCCTCAGAAAGCAAACCGTTGAACGGGATCCCGGCAGGGACAGCAGACTTTTTGAGGACGCTTAATGTTCCTCTTGAGACCGGAGGCCACACCCCAGAGTTTTTGTCCGGCTGCGATCTTATTGTCGTAAGCCCGGGAGTGCATCTGGATGATGCAGCCGTGGAGGGCGCATCGGCAAAAGGCATACCTGTCATTTCCGAGATAGAACTGGCCTTTGGTTTCTTTACAAAACCCGTGATCGCTGTGACAGGGACCAACGGCAAGACCACTACCACCACTCTCATCGCAATGATCCTGCAAAAAGCCGGATACAAGGCCGCGGTTGCGGGAAACATAGGAGAGCCCTTGATAAATGTCGACGATACTAAATACGACTATGTTGTGGCTGAAGTAAGCAGTTATCAGCTGGAAGCCATACTTAAGTTCAAACCTCATGTCAGTGTGATTCTGAACCTTACTCCGGACCATCTTGCCAGGCACAAAACCATGGAAAATTACAGTGCCGCCAAAGGGCGGATCTTTGCCAACCAGACCATGCAGGATGCTCTTGTCTACAATGCAAAAGATCCTCTTGTTGAGGCGCTGGCAAAGCAAGCCCGCTGCCAAAAAATACCTTTTGGCCAGGGAGTTGTCTCGGAAAAAGGGGCCTTTATTAACGAGGGCTATCTATGCAGGCTCAGGGGCAATTTTGTGGATGCGGTCTGTCCGGTCGATGCTATCAAACTGAGGGGCTCGCATAATCTGGAGAACTGCCTGGCTGCCTCAAGCGCCTGCCTTGCCCTTGATGTTCCAAAAGAAGCCATTGCTTCGGTCCTGATGGAATTTGCGGGAGTGGAGCACAGGATCGAAACTGCGGGCGTGATCAACGGCGTTGAATTCGTAAATGATTCAAAGGCCACAAATCCGGATTCGACGCAGGCCGCTCTTAAGGCCCTGGCAGGCAAAAAGAACATAGTGATCATACTCGGCGGCAGGGACAAAGGAGTTGACCTTGCGCAAATGTGCCGCCTGATCAAGGCAGAGGCAAAGGCGGCGGTCCTGATAGGGGAGGCTTCTTCCAGATTTGAAGAAGCGCTGCTTAAGGAAGGCTTTAACTCCATCAGCAGGGCTTCTTGCCTTGACGAGGCCGTTAAACAAAGTTTCGGCCTTTCTCAGCCTGGAGATGTGGTGCTGCTGTCTCCGGCCTGCGCCAGTTTTGACATGTTCGATGATTATGAGCACAGGGGAAGGGCGTTTAAAGAGGCGGTAAAAAGAATGGAAGATGCAAGTGAACGCTAG
- the ftsW gene encoding putative lipid II flippase FtsW codes for MNARTLRRRPDYYLLFLALFLTAAGLVSVFSASAAEAIKYGNQFYYLIRQLIFTALGLGALTAGALLDHNLYKKWSGFILAAGILSLLLLFVPFLGKSVGGAVRWIDLGFVQFQPSEFVKFAIVVYLASALSNKGERIKDLISGFLPLLAIVVMICVLIMKQPDLGSVLVIFWSSFLMFFLAGARFLHLGVLAAFSVGAVLVLSIIEPYRLARLLAFRDPWSDPKGIGYHIIQSLIAVGSGGLFGLGIGLGRQKFFYIPQPHTDFIFAVICEEAGLIGALVLIAAFTALIFRCFQIALSCKDKYAYLLACGFASSIFLQVVINMGVVIGLVPTTGIPLPLISYGGTSLILTLFSIGVIMNISSSESGRGEIK; via the coding sequence GTGAACGCTAGAACTTTAAGGCGCCGGCCCGACTACTACCTGCTTTTTCTGGCTCTGTTCCTTACGGCTGCCGGCCTTGTCTCTGTATTCAGCGCAAGCGCAGCAGAAGCTATAAAATACGGGAACCAATTCTATTATCTTATCAGACAGCTGATCTTTACTGCTTTGGGCCTGGGCGCGCTTACTGCGGGGGCCCTGCTGGATCATAATCTTTACAAAAAATGGTCAGGTTTTATCCTTGCGGCGGGAATCCTATCGTTGCTGCTCCTTTTTGTGCCCTTTCTGGGCAAGTCGGTGGGAGGAGCTGTGAGATGGATAGACCTGGGCTTTGTTCAGTTCCAGCCCTCGGAATTCGTTAAATTCGCTATTGTCGTCTATCTTGCCAGCGCCCTTTCCAACAAGGGCGAAAGGATAAAAGACCTGATTTCGGGATTTCTTCCTTTGCTTGCGATTGTGGTCATGATATGCGTTCTGATAATGAAGCAGCCTGACCTTGGAAGCGTACTTGTCATTTTTTGGTCTTCCTTTCTGATGTTCTTTCTTGCCGGAGCGCGATTCCTGCATCTTGGCGTTCTGGCAGCTTTTTCTGTCGGGGCCGTACTTGTGCTTAGCATCATAGAGCCATACAGGCTGGCCAGGCTGCTTGCCTTTAGGGACCCGTGGAGCGATCCCAAAGGCATCGGCTATCATATAATACAATCTCTTATCGCGGTGGGCTCAGGAGGCCTGTTCGGACTGGGCATAGGCCTGGGCAGGCAAAAATTCTTTTATATCCCTCAACCCCACACGGATTTCATTTTTGCGGTCATCTGTGAAGAAGCCGGGTTAATAGGGGCTCTTGTGCTGATCGCGGCCTTTACCGCGCTTATCTTTAGGTGCTTTCAGATAGCTTTAAGCTGTAAAGATAAATATGCTTATCTGCTTGCCTGCGGGTTTGCTTCTTCTATCTTTCTCCAGGTGGTCATCAATATGGGCGTAGTGATAGGGCTGGTGCCTACCACCGGGATACCACTTCCTCTTATCAGCTATGGAGGCACTTCGCTTATCCTTACGCTGTTCAGTATCGGTGTAATAATGAATATTTCATCCTCAGAGTCAGGGCGCGGAGAAATAAAATGA
- a CDS encoding ZIP family metal transporter has translation MINVWIYVFVSVFLISSISLIGAFTLALKPELLKKLLFYMVSFAVGGLLGGAFVHLIPESVEEIGGITEASLLVLAGILFFFVLEKFVLWRHCHVPTSKDHPHPVVFMNIIGDGAHNLFDGLAIAASYLISIPVGIATTVAVILHEIPQEIGDFGVLVHGGLEPKKALLMNLLSGLFAVAGALFVLLFGASIKEGIIFLLPIAAGGFIYIAASDLIPSLHGQRDFPRAWLQLLFILLGIFVMLLLRHG, from the coding sequence ATGATCAATGTCTGGATATATGTGTTTGTATCCGTCTTTCTGATCAGTTCCATCTCTTTGATCGGGGCCTTTACTCTTGCTCTCAAACCCGAGCTCCTCAAAAAACTTCTTTTTTATATGGTCAGTTTTGCCGTGGGAGGCCTTTTGGGCGGTGCTTTTGTACATCTTATCCCTGAAAGCGTTGAAGAGATAGGAGGCATAACAGAAGCGTCTCTTCTGGTGCTTGCGGGCATACTATTTTTCTTCGTTCTCGAAAAGTTTGTCCTGTGGCGCCACTGCCATGTCCCGACATCTAAGGACCATCCTCACCCTGTAGTTTTTATGAACATAATCGGGGACGGCGCGCACAACCTTTTTGACGGGCTTGCCATTGCTGCCAGTTATTTGATAAGCATTCCAGTCGGGATAGCCACCACTGTCGCGGTCATCCTCCACGAGATCCCTCAGGAGATAGGGGACTTCGGAGTTCTTGTTCACGGTGGCCTCGAGCCCAAAAAAGCGCTTTTGATGAACTTATTGTCAGGCCTTTTTGCCGTTGCAGGGGCGCTGTTCGTTCTCCTCTTTGGCGCCAGTATTAAAGAAGGGATCATTTTTCTGCTGCCGATAGCCGCGGGAGGCTTTATCTATATAGCTGCCTCGGACCTCATACCCTCGCTGCACGGGCAGAGGGATTTTCCCAGGGCCTGGCTCCAGCTCCTGTTCATTCTGCTCGGCATTTTTGTGATGCTCCTTCTGCGCCACGGATAA
- the murG gene encoding undecaprenyldiphospho-muramoylpentapeptide beta-N-acetylglucosaminyltransferase, with translation MKVLICAAGTGGHIYPAVAVAQQLQKELPSVKLLFLTSSKEVEDIILKAQPYATVRLPLRGFQKGRPLDYLPALFSVISGFIRVFQEMKRFDPDAVFSTGGYMSLPCCLAAFLLGKRIVLHEQNVLPGRGIRSSSRFARITAVSFEESLKYFKSGRALLTGNPVREQVLTSSRDIAAKALGLDPSRRTLLVTGGSQGSVSINSLVVKMLPFLSCGNYNLVHITGSADFDRVKKAVSGLSLGGTFYRCYPFLQNIWDALASADLVLSRAGATMISELACKNLPSILIPYPYSAEGHQELNARALEKKGACFVGCDDSLSPEKISDMIIELMGDDNALKKMGRAAGSFYRQDAAKKITELILEDL, from the coding sequence ATGAAGGTCCTTATCTGCGCGGCAGGGACCGGCGGGCACATTTACCCGGCCGTTGCCGTGGCACAGCAGCTGCAAAAGGAGCTGCCGTCGGTCAAATTGCTTTTTCTGACCTCGTCAAAAGAAGTGGAAGACATTATACTTAAAGCCCAGCCTTATGCCACGGTCAGGCTTCCTCTGCGGGGCTTTCAAAAAGGCCGGCCGCTGGACTATCTGCCTGCTTTGTTCTCAGTGATATCAGGGTTCATCAGGGTCTTTCAGGAAATGAAGCGCTTTGATCCGGATGCTGTTTTTTCTACCGGCGGGTACATGAGCCTTCCGTGCTGCCTGGCCGCGTTCCTCCTTGGGAAAAGGATAGTCCTCCATGAGCAAAATGTTCTGCCGGGCAGGGGGATCAGGTCCTCATCAAGATTTGCACGGATCACGGCAGTGTCCTTTGAGGAAAGCCTCAAATATTTTAAGAGCGGCAGGGCGCTGTTAACAGGCAACCCGGTAAGGGAGCAGGTCCTCACATCTTCAAGAGACATTGCTGCAAAGGCCCTTGGTCTGGATCCCTCAAGAAGAACACTGTTGGTCACGGGGGGAAGCCAGGGCTCTGTCTCTATAAATTCGCTCGTGGTAAAAATGCTCCCATTTCTTTCTTGCGGCAATTACAACCTGGTGCACATTACCGGCTCTGCGGACTTTGACAGAGTAAAAAAAGCCGTGTCAGGGCTTTCTTTGGGGGGCACTTTTTACCGGTGCTATCCTTTTCTCCAAAATATATGGGACGCTCTTGCATCAGCGGACCTTGTCTTAAGCAGGGCAGGGGCCACGATGATAAGCGAACTTGCCTGCAAAAACCTGCCGTCCATTCTTATTCCGTACCCTTATTCAGCCGAAGGCCATCAGGAGCTGAACGCGCGGGCCCTCGAGAAAAAAGGAGCATGTTTTGTTGGGTGTGATGATAGTTTAAGCCCGGAAAAAATATCAGATATGATCATAGAATTAATGGGTGATGATAATGCTTTAAAAAAAATGGGCCGGGCCGCGGGCTCGTTCTACAGACAGGACGCGGCAAAAAAGATAACGGAGCTTATACTTGAAGACCTTTGA
- the mraY gene encoding phospho-N-acetylmuramoyl-pentapeptide-transferase: protein MIYFILLGGFSFVLCFGLTYALIAVFRHFGLGQSIREEGPRSHLSKAGTPTMGGVAIVVSAAAACLIFVDFDARFTAVLLLMLAYGLIGFLDDLLGLLHGKNAGLSPSQKMGLQIFAALAFGSYLIFLGHEASVEGFLRTIGLGYAWLYLPFIVFLTVGFSNAANLTDGLDGLLAGCLIFSFGALTLISLLQGNIETAALCFATGASLGAFLVFNRNPARIFMGDTGSLALGAVLCAAAVILHKELLLLLIGGVYVAETVSVMAQVAYFKLTGKRLLKMSPLHHHYELSGAGEKRTVAGFWLASFALAVLAVIVG, encoded by the coding sequence GTGATATATTTTATCCTCCTTGGCGGATTTTCGTTCGTGCTGTGCTTTGGGCTTACCTATGCGCTGATAGCCGTGTTCAGGCATTTTGGCCTGGGGCAGAGCATTAGGGAAGAAGGGCCCAGGAGCCACCTTTCAAAAGCAGGCACTCCTACAATGGGAGGCGTTGCCATAGTGGTCTCTGCTGCAGCAGCCTGTCTCATCTTTGTCGATTTTGACGCAAGATTTACTGCTGTGCTGCTTCTTATGCTTGCATACGGCCTGATAGGCTTTTTGGACGATCTGCTTGGTCTGCTCCATGGGAAGAACGCAGGGCTCTCTCCTTCGCAGAAAATGGGGCTCCAGATCTTTGCTGCTCTTGCTTTTGGCTCATACCTGATATTTCTCGGGCACGAAGCCTCGGTAGAAGGCTTTTTAAGAACGATAGGCCTTGGATATGCCTGGCTTTATCTGCCTTTTATCGTATTTTTGACCGTAGGGTTCTCTAACGCTGCCAACCTTACCGACGGGCTCGACGGTCTTTTGGCCGGCTGCCTGATCTTTTCTTTTGGCGCACTTACCCTGATCTCGCTGCTGCAGGGCAATATCGAAACGGCCGCGCTCTGTTTTGCAACAGGCGCAAGCCTGGGCGCTTTTCTTGTTTTTAACCGCAATCCGGCGCGTATTTTTATGGGAGATACCGGATCGCTTGCGCTGGGAGCTGTGCTCTGCGCGGCAGCGGTCATATTACACAAAGAGCTGCTGCTCCTGCTTATAGGCGGCGTGTATGTTGCAGAAACCGTTTCAGTAATGGCCCAGGTGGCATATTTTAAACTTACGGGGAAAAGGCTTTTGAAGATGAGCCCTCTGCACCACCATTATGAACTGTCCGGGGCCGGAGAAAAAAGAACGGTCGCGGGTTTTTGGCTGGCGTCATTTGCGCTTGCTGTCCTGGCGGTGATCGTAGGATAG
- a CDS encoding SPFH domain-containing protein: MLSFLLAAVIIIFLAGIRIVRPTHRGLVERFGKYRKFANLGFNWIIPVVDQLYLVNITEVMVDAAPQEIITNDNLNARVDAQIYFKVKSDEESVKNSQYNVNDYRYQIVNLARTTLRNIIGTLTLKEANSERGKINSELQKTMREETKNWGIEIVRTELKEIDPPKDVQETMNKVVKAENEKVAAVDFASATETMADGQRRAEIKMAEGKKQASILEAEGQALAIKLVNEAADKYFVGNAQLLKKLETVERSLASNSKIVVPTNSELVNVIGELAGVAPIK; encoded by the coding sequence ATGCTTTCTTTTTTGCTGGCCGCTGTCATCATCATTTTTTTGGCAGGGATCAGGATAGTGCGCCCCACGCACAGGGGGCTGGTTGAGAGATTTGGGAAATACAGGAAGTTTGCCAACCTGGGCTTTAACTGGATCATCCCAGTTGTAGACCAGTTGTACCTGGTCAACATCACTGAAGTAATGGTGGATGCCGCTCCGCAGGAAATAATAACCAACGACAACCTTAATGCCAGGGTGGACGCGCAGATCTATTTTAAGGTGAAGTCCGACGAAGAAAGCGTTAAGAACTCCCAGTACAATGTCAACGATTACAGGTATCAGATAGTGAACCTGGCAAGGACCACTCTGAGGAACATAATCGGAACACTTACCCTTAAAGAGGCCAACAGCGAAAGAGGCAAGATAAACAGCGAATTGCAGAAGACGATGAGGGAAGAGACCAAGAACTGGGGCATAGAGATAGTAAGAACGGAACTGAAAGAGATAGATCCTCCCAAAGATGTGCAGGAGACCATGAACAAGGTAGTTAAGGCGGAGAACGAAAAAGTGGCGGCTGTTGACTTTGCCTCCGCAACGGAGACGATGGCCGACGGACAGAGAAGGGCCGAAATAAAGATGGCCGAGGGCAAAAAGCAGGCCAGCATCCTTGAGGCAGAGGGCCAGGCTCTGGCGATAAAGCTGGTCAACGAAGCGGCTGATAAGTATTTTGTCGGCAACGCCCAGCTGCTTAAAAAACTCGAGACCGTAGAAAGGTCCCTGGCAAGCAACTCTAAAATAGTGGTGCCGACCAATTCCGAACTTGTCAATGTCATAGGAGAACTGGCCGGAGTGGCTCCCATAAAATGA